The Salvia splendens isolate huo1 chromosome 21, SspV2, whole genome shotgun sequence genome includes a window with the following:
- the LOC121783654 gene encoding mitogen-activated protein kinase kinase kinase 20-like, whose product MDWIRGEKLGHGSFAMVSLAAPRSRNSPLPPLMAVKSCGFSLSSSLTREKLILDELRDCPEIIACFGESVSYENGEKLQNLLLEYACGGSLADKLDNSADRRLPESEVRRCTKALLKGLDYIHKLGFVHCDIKLQNILLCGDGGEVKIADFGLAKRQGEYSGFELRGTPLYMSPEMVAGGDQGPAADIWAVGCVIVELLSGSPAWHCSDLGGLLMRIGGEVPEMPCELSEEGRDFIGRIFVKDAGERWTAEMLLNHPFVCDQDFAGVKVSGATSSPRGPLDFPDWVTCSIASPEYSPENGCWFGGEMGSGAAAERLRWLVCDRSPDWCDSRDWVTIR is encoded by the coding sequence ATGGATTGGATTCGCGGCGAGAAATTGGGACACGGGAGTTTCGCGATGGTGAGCCTCGCGGCGCCGAGAAGCCGCAATTCTCCGCTTCCTCCATTGATGGCGGTGAAGTCTTGCGGCTtttccctctcttcctctctcacgAGAGAGAAACTCATCCTCGATGAACTCAGGGACTGCCCCGAGATAATCGCCTGCTTCGGCGAGAGCGTCTCGTACGAGAACGGCGAGAAATTGCAAAATTTGCTGCTGGAATACGCTTGCGGCGGCTCTCTCGCCGACAAATTGGACAATTCCGCCGATCGCCGGTTGCCGGAATCTGAAGTCCGGCGATGCACCAAAGCATTGCTCAAGGGGCTCGATTACATCCACAAATTGGGGTTTGTCCACTGCGATATCAAGCTCCAAAACATTCTGTTATGCGGAGACGGCGGAGAAGTGAAAATCGCTGATTTCGGGCTAGCCAAGCGGCAGGGGGAATATTCCGGCTTCGAATTGAGGGGAACCCCTTTGTACATGTCGCCGGAGATGGTCGCCGGCGGCGATCAGGGCCCGGCGGCGGATATCTGGGCGGTCGGCTGCGTGATCGTGGAACTTTTATCCGGATCTCCGGCGTGGCACTGCTCCGATTTGGGGGGATTGCTGATGCGAATCGGCGGCGAGGTGCCGGAGATGCCTTGTGAGTTGTCGGAGGAAGGGAGGGATTTTATTGGGAGGATATTTGTGAAGGATGCGGGGGAGAGATGGACGGCTGAGATGCTTTTAAATCATCCGTTTGTTTGTGATCAGGATTTCGCGGGAGTGAAAGTGAGTGGTGCCACGTCGTCGCCGAGAGGGCCGTTGGATTTCCCGGATTGGGTGACGTGTTCAATTGCGTCGCCGGAATATTCGCCGGAGAATGGGTGTTGGTTTGGTGGTGAGATGGGAAGtggggcggcggcggagaggctGCGGTGGCTGGTTTGTGATCGGAGTCCGGATTGGTGTGATTCGCGTGATTGGGTCACGATTAGGTAG